The following coding sequences are from one Triticum aestivum cultivar Chinese Spring chromosome 5A, IWGSC CS RefSeq v2.1, whole genome shotgun sequence window:
- the LOC123103603 gene encoding uncharacterized protein: MKKIKAARGGAAATAPTDLLVCFPGRQHLALMPKSMCSPSRAALDKAVAARRRQLQFPAAPAARYGGGGRGSTSSPLFRGSKAKQSVGDDEPQSPKVTCAGQIKVGRPKKPRPVVEKHGPKGDGGSGSRWVTVAEEIERLQERRKKASWLETVGIRRDALPFLGGALWSLRHKVRCFGSSLPAAVDSSTDDDDDVGERGRESTAVGGSAAASVFSKWLMVLERSHEPHEQDDNDDKPDQEDGRPSNEAGDDCSKAPSVPPPNALLLMRCRSAPAKGLTRKGAEPAGEEAAQEKGGVEEKRDELVFMRTAPDFLKLSIDIAKETWVVGGVDPLARSRSWKR; this comes from the coding sequence ATGAAGAAGATCAAGGCGGCGCGCGGGGGAGCGGCGGCCACGGCGCCGACCGACCTGCTCGTCTGCTTCCCCGGGCGGCAGCACCTGGCGCTGATGCCCAAGTCCATGTGCAGCCCGTCCAGGGCCGCCCTGGACAAGGCGGTAGCCGCGCGCCGGAGGCAGCTGCAGTTCCCGGCCGCGCCCGCCGCGCGGTACGGGGGAGGAGGGCGTGGCAGTACTAGTAGCCCGCTGTTCCGCGGCTCTAAGGCGAAGCAGAGTGTCGGGGACGACGAGCCGCAGTCGCCCAAGGTGACGTGCGCCGGGCAGATCAAGGTCGGCCGGCCAAAGAAGCCGAGACCGGTGGTGGAGAAGCACGGTCCTAAGGGCGACGGCGGCAGTGGCAGCAGGTGGGTCACCGTGGCGGAGGAGATCGAGCGGCTGCAGGAGCGGAGGAAGAAGGCGAGCTGGCTAGAGACCGTCGGGATCAGGAGGGACGCGCTGCCCTTCCTCGGCGGCGCGCTCTGGAGCCTTCGGCACAAGGTGAGGTGCTTCGGGTCGTCGCTCCCCGCCGCGGTGGACTCCTCGACGGACGACGACGATGACGTGGGGGAGCGTGGGCGCGAATCCACCGCCGTCGGAGGCAGCGCCGCCGCGAGCGTGTTCTCCAAGTGGCTCATGGTGCTGGAACGGAGCCATGAACCCCACGAGCAAGACGACAACGACGACAAGCCAGACCAAGAAGACGGGCGGCCGAGCAATGAGGCGGGAGACGACTGCTCCAAAGCGCCGTCAGTGCCGCCGCCGAACGCTCTGCTCCTAATGCGGTGCCGGTCGGCGCCGGCGAAGGGCCTGACGAGGAAAGGAGCAGAAccggccggcgaggaggccgcgcaggaGAAGGGGGGCGTGGAGGAGAAGAGGGACGAGCTGGTGTTCATGAGAACGGCGCCGGACTTCCTGAAGCTGTCCATCGACATCGCCAAGGAGACGTGGGTCGTCGGCGGCGTGGACCCCCTCGCGCGCAGCCGGAGCTGGAAGAGGTGA
- the LOC123103604 gene encoding protein SCO1 homolog 2, mitochondrial, with product MLPARFLKLSLLRRLGTARAAGVPPPWQTRQFPVRGYQPRGYSTGGSSKYDRPMRQFAEENESNSQPLIYYIVPSAILAFVGLATYVHYNDERRAVPLGKQAQQTSIPKRCTTNRPAIGGPFKLYDTENNVVTESKLRGNWTLMYFGYTSSPDVGPKEVEKIADVVKLLESKYDIKIKPLFVTLDPQRDSPAQLKAYLSEFDPRITGLTGSVDAIRQMAQEYRIFFKKVGEVGQDYIVESSHNMYLLDPCLETVRCFGAEYKASDLAEAITTEIQKASNSAAK from the exons ATGCTGCCCGCGCGCTTCCTCAAGCTCTCGCTGCTACGCCGCCTCGGCACCGCCCGTGCGGCCGGAGTGCCCCCGCCGTGGCAGACCAG GCAATTTCCGGTGCGGGGTTACCAGCCTCGAGGTTATTCTACCGGAGGAAGCTCCAAGTATGATAGACCGATGAGACAGTTTGCTGAAGAGAACGAGTCAAATTCTCAGCCACTAATATATTACATTGTC CCATCTGCCATTCTAGCCTTTGTTGGACTAGCCACTTATGTTCACTATAATGATGAGAGGCGTGCAGTTCCCTTAG GTAAACAAGCACAGCAGACCAGTATTCCCAAAAGGTGCACTACCAACAGACCTGCAATCGGAGGACCATTTAAGCTCTATGATACAGAAAACAATGTGGTGACTGAATCAAAGCTTCGAGGGAATTGGACGCTGATGTATTTTGGCTATACGTCATCCCCAGATGTGGGGCCGAAAGAAGTTGAGAAGATCGCTGATGTTGTTAAGCTGTTAG AGTCAAAGTATGATATCAAGATTAAACCACTCTTCGTCACACTTGATCCTCAACGTGATTCACCTGCTCAGCTTAAAGCATATCTTAGTG AGTTCGACCCAAGAATAACAGGCTTAACTGGCTCAGTTGATGCAATAAGACAGATGGCACAAGAATACCGCATTTTCTTCAAAAAAGTTGGTGAAGTTGGTCAGGATTATATTGTAGAGAGTTCTCATAACAT GTACTTGCTAGATCCATGCCTGGAGACAGTAAGATGCTTTGGAGCTGAGTATAAGGCATCAGACCTTGCTGAGGCGATAACAACGGAGATCCAGAAAGCATCCAATTCAGCAGCAAAGTAG